ACGAGCCGGACCTCGTCGTGACCGCGGGGTTCATGAAGATCCTCGGTCCGCGGACCCTGGACGCCTGCACCTTCCTCAACACCCATCCTGCGCTGCTGCCGGCCTTCCCCGGGGCCCACGGGGTGCGCGACGCGCTGGCCTACGGCGTGCGCGTCACCGGGTCGACCGCCCACCTCGTCGATGCCGGGGTCGACACCGGCCCGATCATCGAGCAGCGGACCGTCACGATCACCGACGACGACACCGAGGACACGCTCCACGAGCGGATCAAGGTCGTCGAGCGCGAGATGCTCGTCGACGTCGTGACGCGCATGGCGCACGGTGGCTGGCGCGTCGACGGCCGGCGAGTGGTCGTGGGACCTGCTCGAGCGTGAGGTCGTGCGG
The genomic region above belongs to Janibacter limosus and contains:
- the purN gene encoding phosphoribosylglycinamide formyltransferase, coding for MSAPLRLVVLVSGSGTLLQALLDATAAGTLPAQVVAVGTDRADCTGLARADAAGVPTFVEPLADHPDRDAWDAALAARVAGYEPDLVVTAGFMKILGPRTLDACTFLNTHPALLPAFPGAHGVRDALAYGVRVTGSTAHLVDAGVDTGPIIEQRTVTITDDDTEDTLHERIKVVEREMLVDVVTRMAHGGWRVDGRRVVVGPARA